The window AGGCTGCGCTGAAAGCGCATTTTTTAACTTTAGGCACTTTAGCTCACTTTAGTTCACTTTACACTCTTAACTAAATCTTGCTGTTTGAACTGGTACCAACATCTGCGCAAAAAACGCAGTTGTTGTGAATAAAGACTCTAACGGCGGTGTGCAAGTACGTCCGGATTAACCAGGTGATCCGGTACCTGCCCTCTTATGCCTGCCAAAAGATTTTCAGCCGCCATGACGGCCATCCTGCTTCGTGTCGCTATAGTTGCGCTTCCGACATGCGGAATAACCAGACAGTTTGGAAGAGTCATGAGCTTGTGATCGGACGGCAGCGGTTCCGGATCGGTAACATCCAGGGCAGCATAAGCGATTTTTTTTGAGCTTAGTGCTTCATAGAGGGCATCGGAATTAACAACGGGACCGCGGGACGTGTTAATGAGGATCGCCGTATCTTTCATCTTGGCGAGAGCAGCGCTATCAATTAAGGGATGTGTTTCCGGAGTAAGGGGAACGTGGAGGCTTATAAAATCCGCCTGTTCAAACAATTCATCGAGTGTACGGCACATCCTCGCACCGACCGTTTCTCCCTTTTCGGTCCTGCGGTGATCGTAATAGATGACGTCCATGTCAAATCCTCTTGCCCGCCGTGCCACTTCAAATCCGATTCGTCCCATACCAACGATTCCCAGAGTAGCGTGATGAATATCCCTCCCCAAAAGCTCCATCGGTTTGAACGTTTTCCACTTGTCAGTTCGAATGTAATCGATTCCTTCACCGAGACGTCTGGCAGCGGCCATCAGTAATGCAAAAGCGAGATCGGCAGTTGTTTCCGTCAGGACACCGGGTGTATTTCCCACGAGAATGCCCCGATCAGTTGCTGCCTGAATGTCGATGTTGTCAAACCCGACAGCATAATTACTGATGATTTTAAGCTGGTTTCCCGCCGCGTCCATGACTTCTCCGTCAATTCTGTCCGTTAGGAGCGGTAAAATTCCCACCGTACCACGAACCTTTTCTAACAGAATATTACGAGGCGGAGGCATATCCCCAGGCCATATTTCGGCGTCACAGGCATTTCTTACCATAGTTAAGCCTGCTTCCGGTATTAGCCGGGTTACGAATACCCTTGGCTTGTTCATGGCGTCATCCCTTCTGTTTGTGTTGTAGAACGGCATATGCTTCATCGTGAAACGGCGTTTTGATGTTCAATCGGGTACCGCTTTTGACAACATATCCCGTGAATGTTTCGATCTCTGATTGTTTCCTCTTTTCAAAGTCGAGTTGCAGCGAGGATTTCGTTTCGTAGGGGAAATTACGAGCCAGGGCAAGTGATTTCCGGACAACGTCATCGGGGAGAAAGACGTTGTGTGCCTTCGCCAGTGATTCTACTTCCCGCATCAATCCTTCAACCATCTTCACATTGTCTGGATCTTCCATTATTCCGCCGAAGGGTTTTCCTGTCATCGAAGTTATTCCCGCAAGAGAATCCATGAACACAAATTTTGTCCAGACGTCTGTTTTGATATTTGATGAGAGCGTGGCCTTTATCCCGGCATTTTTCAGGACTGACTCAATCTTTTTATACGGTTCGATTGAACCGTTTTCGGGACCGAAAATCAGTGTGCGGGGGCCGGCTACCTGTTGAATCTTGCCCGGTGAAACGATGCGTGAACTTATATAAACGCATCCGTTTAAAACACTTCCTTTATTGAAAATCGCTTTCAATCGTTCCGCATTATCCACACCATTTAGGAGAGTGATGATGACAGTATCATCATGGATATTGTTTGCCATGATTCGAGCAGCAGCGTCAAGACCGTAGCCCTTGACGCAAAGGATAATCACATCCACGGGACCCAGTTCTTCGGGATTGTCTGTGGTATATGCGGGTCTGGCAACAAACGTGCCTTCTTCCTGTGTCGTAACCTCAAGCCCGCTTTCCTTGATTTTTTCTAAATGCGGTCCCCGGACGACGAAGAAGATTTGATGATCATCTTTTGAGTCGTATTGCCGGGCCAGCTTGCCGCCGAAATAACCGCCAACGCCGCCGATTCCTACGATTGCAATTTTCATTTTTGACCTCCTCAACAACCTTGATTTCTTCTTCCGTCAGTTTATAGAGTTCATACACCAACCAGCTACTTCTCTTCGAATAATTCCGGGAACAGGGTAATGGCATACAGGGGGTAATTACAAATTCTACCGTCATGACGAAGGTTTAAAAGAGTTGTTCGTGACAATACAGTGGGATTAAATTGTTTGTCGAACGAGATGAGGCTTTTACTTTTCGGATTAATACCTGCTTTAGCTTCAAGTGGATAAATCTGAGAAGCAGATTCGCAAAGAAAATCTATTTCAGCTTTTTTCCCCTCACTTGTCCAATAATATAAATCCACCATTTTTTCTGAGCGCAATTGCTGGGCCACATAATTTTCCACGAAGGCGCCTTTGAATTCGTTGAACAAACGATCCTTGCCGGCAAGTAATTGGGGGGATAAATTGACCATCGCACCCAAAATGCCGACATCAAGGACAAAGACCTTGAAATTAGTTCTATTCATATATTCTTTTAACGGATTCTTCGCCGTTGTAACTTGATATGACTTGTATATTAAACCGGCATTTTCCAGCCACTCAAGAGCGCTTTCATACTCTCTGCCCCGGGCGCTTTTTCGGATTGCCGTAAAAACAAATTTTTTGTTTTCCTTTGCCAGGTGAGTTGGTATAGAATCCCATATCATTCCCAGTTTTGGAATGTCCGATGTGATTGCATGCTTGGAGAAATCAAGCAAATATGAAGCAATAATATCTTTCTGAATTTTCCGTACGTCATTCCAATTACCTGATTCAACAAAAAGCCTGACTGCTTCCGGCATCCCGCCGACAAAAAAATACCTGCCCAGCAAATCAAGTAATTCGTTATGGAATGGCAGAGGAAACGGAGAAAATTCAAATTTCATTTCTATTAACTGCCGGAGACCCGATTTCCCGACGGCATCCAGGAACTCAAGGAATGTCATCGGATACATATCAAGAAAACTAACTTTTCCAACCGGAAACGATCGAGGTTTGGACAGGGTTATGCCGATCAGTGAACCTGCAGCGGCAATGTGGTACTCCTGCGCCTGTTCACTGAAATACTTCAATGCATTTAAGGCGTTATTCGAGGCTTGAATTTCGTCAAAGATAATCAGGCACTTTCCCGGCTTTATTTCCTGATTCAGATGAAGAGACAGGTTAGAGATTATCTGGTTTGAATCAAGTTTTTGTTGGAAGAAATCATTGATTGCGGGATCTTCTTCGAAGTTTAAGTAGGCAGTGCTATCATACTCTTTTTTTCCAAACTCTTGCAGGATGTACGTTTTTCCAACCTGACGAGCGCCTCTTAAAAGCAAAGGTTTTCGTCTTTGGGATGTTTTCCACTCAAGCAATTTTTTGTAAATATCTCGCTTCATGCAAATTTCTATAACATATGCTTGACAGACATGTCAAGGCGATATGGAAAGTAATTGTGGATATAATCACACAATACGGACGAATAATGTGGTGATAATCACTTTTACCCCTCAATAATTTCTATTTCCTCTTTCGTTAAATCGTACAATTCATATATCAGTCGATCAATTTGCCGGTCCGTGAATTCAATCCACGCCCCCGCTTCTGGTGAAACAACTTTATTTTCCCAATCAGGGGAAGAATTTTCAGACATTATAAACCTCTTGTGAAGAAAGGAAGAAGTTAATGAAAGTATATTATGATGAAGAAGTAGATGCTCTGTACCTCCAGCTTGGTGATGAAAAACCAGATGGGGTTATTGAAATCGCAGAAGGTCTAAATATTGATACTACTACTGATGGAAAACTTGCCGGCATTGAAATACTCAAAGCATCAGAAAAACGGATATTCACTGATGGATGAACAGAATCTTATAATATTATGGGCGTCCCTGAAGTCCCCCCTTTTTTCCCAGTGCGGTAGTTCCGCTCGCTGGGATCTGTGCGGGGGGTGCCGAGCAATCGGCATTCCTACTGTGACTCTCACGTTTTACCCAGTGCCTTATTACTTTTAGCAGGAATGAGCTTAGACACGCAATCAGCTATTTTATTGCAGTAGATGGGGTTCATAACCTGATTTTCCTCATTAAAAAACCTCTTAATGCAGACAGATAGATTACTGGTACTTTTGGAGAAAACACCTTAAGCTCAACATTTGGTTCAGTAAATACCACTATCGTGTTAACCCAAATCTTTTTAAAACCACTTTCCTCAAGATATTTGCTTAATGAGAACGAGTGCCCGTTTCCCTGCTTAACAGGATTATAAAAAGGTGTTTTGTAATCATAGTTGATGACCTGACACCACTCTGACTTCTCTGCATTTCCATAGATAGTGCCCTGGTAGTTTTTTGTTTCTATTGTATATCACTGGTGTCCCAACGTTGTCATTTGAAAACGTTGTAACGCTTTAAAAACACATAAGATTAAGCGCAATATGTCCATTATCGATTTGAAATTTTCTCTTCCTGAATGTCATACTCCTGCATCAATTAAGCAGGAGATGACATATGAACTCAGGAAAAACAATATTTTCGCAACTAATGGAATTCCTCCCCATCCACGAATTTCGCAAATGCGTCGCACGATACAACGGCAATTACAAAGTAAAAAGCTTCTCTTGCTGGGACCAGTTTCTCTGCATGGCCTTTGCTCAACTCACTTACCGAGAAAGTCTGAGGGATATCCAGGCATGTCTCAGAGGAACGAGACACAAGCTCTACCATATGGGCATCCGTGGGAACGTCTCCCGCAATACCCTGGCCAATGCCAACAAGGTCAGAGACTGGCGAATCTACTCCGACTTCGCCCAGGTGCTCATCGGAAATGCCAGAAGACTGTACTCCAACGAAAGCTTCGGTTTGGAGCTGGATCAGACAGTCTACGCCCTGGATTCTACTACGATCGATCTGTGTCTTTCCCTGTTTCCGTGGGCAATATTCCGCAAGAGAAAGGGAGCAGTCAAGATGCATACTCTCCTGGATCTGCGGGGCAGTATTCCCACCGTGGTTATCATTACTCACGGACGCGTTCACGATGTCAATATCCTCGATCAGCTCATAATCGAAGCCGGCGCCATGTATATTATGGATCGCGGCTATCTCGACTTCGCTCGTCTTTTTATGATCCATCAGACTTCGGGTTTCTTCGTGATACGAGCCAAGCGCAACTTCAACTTCAGGAGACTGTACTCTCACACCATCGACAAATCAACAGGGATTCAATGCGACCAGACCATTGTACCCCAGAACTTCTATGCTCAAAAGAACTATCCGGAAAAACTACGGAGAATCCGGTATCTCGATGTGAATACCAACAAAAGGCTGGTCTTTCTTACCAACAATTTTACGCTTCCGGCAAAAACCATTGCGGATCTCTACAAATGCCGGTGGCAAGTAGAACTCTTTTTCAAGTGGATCAAACAACATCTGAGAATCAAGGCCTTTTACGGCACCTCGGAAAATGCGATAAAAACACAAATCTGGATTGCAATTTCCATCTATGTTCTGGTAGCTATCATCAAGAAGGAGTTGAAGCTGGATCAAAGTCTCTACACAATTTTACAGGTTTTGAGCGTCACGCTTTTTGAAAAAGAACCAATTTTACAAGTACTTATGAATAATGATTACATAAACCCAAACCCTGTCCCTTCTAACCAACTGAATTTATTCGAGTAACGTTGGGACAGTAGTGATTGTATATATGCCTTTAGGACAAATGACTATGTGGTCAATTTGGGAACGTCCAACAATCATGTCATTAAATATATACCAATCGTCTGGGAAGTCGGACAGTACTTCAGCTACTAAACTTTCCCCAGCTGCTCCTACATGAAATTTATGCCCTCTACTTATCAATGCTATCCCAGAGATAATTAAAATTGCCCCAACTATCCCAACTTCCGTGAAAAATATTAGGATTACTACACCGGTAACAACAAATCCTAAGCCAAGTCCTGCTCTTTTCTTAAAAGCAGAGTTAAGGCTTTCCTGTTATTTCAGCACTTTTGCCATGGTGTTCCCGATTGTTTGTGCTCATATCTTTTTGTTAAATCAGGTGCAGTGGCTGGTTAAGCAAATGGTCACTCCTCTACTCTTTACCTACCACAACATAGGGGCGAATCTTTTCAAGTTTTTTTGAACCAAACCCCTTCACTTTGAGCAAATCATCTACAGTTTTATAGGGGCGTCCAGCTATAATTCTTTCAGCAAGCATTGGACCGATTCCATTGATAACCATAAGTTTCTCTTTGCTGGCAGTGTTTAGATCAATTAAGCCATCTGAAAAGCTGTCTTTTTTTATCTGACTCTGTAATTCCTTTAATTCTTGATCCTCACTTCGTTGTGTTGCGCGGAATTCTGCAATCCGTTCCGGATCACTTTCCGACCAAATCCCGATACGTTTCAACATGGCCGAAGTTTCTAAATCACGAAGTCTTTCAATCATTTCGTTGCGTGGTATACCATTGGGCGTTTTCCTGCCCATACCGTAAGCACGAGCAAGACCGTTTTTAACAAGCAGACTCGCCAGGTCATCTCCATCAGCTGTAATGATGAACCCATATACACGGCCTTTGGCTGACCTTCCCATGGCGCTTGCAAAAGCTGTATGAACAGTGAAAGGTTTAGCAAGAATACGTTCAACAAAAGTTGTTGCTTCATTGCCAAAATGAATGGTACGTGTAGCAGGGGTTAGTCCAAAATGTCGTGCTTGCTCGCGTACCCTTTGCGCATCACTCTTAAAACTGGTAGAAGTTTCAGGACAGTCAACAAAATAAAGCCTTACATGGAAAGATTTTCCACCTGCTTCCGCAAAGAAGCTGTCCCCATCATTTGCTGGATTATTCACCAATCTTGCATTGGAGAACATCTGCAAATCAGCAGCATATGATGAAAAACTGCCCCCAAATATTAGCATTGCTGTCAGGAACAGAATTACGATCAGCAATTTTTTACTCAATCTATTCATAATAACTCCATATTGATTGTGTGCACGTTGCTTTTCAGCGGGCGCGGCTTTTTGCGCTCCGCTGCAAAAGCCTTGTTATACCAACCCTTTGAGTTTTGCTTCAACGTGCGAAATGTAGGTGCGGTTCTCGAATTCTACTTTGAATTCTGTTTCGCTACGTTTGCCTACGAAAAACCGGACATCCGGATTTTGACCTTGAATGATAAGGCACACGATTTCGAGTGCCTGCCTTTCAATGTCGGGGCCGAAGTAGATGGCCCTAAGTGCATCCGCTTCATACCCAAAAAGTGTGCCTGCATCCGAGTGTAGGGCACGCCATTCTTTTTCATATTTCCAAGTGCTTGATTTAGTGCAATACAGATCATCCAACAGCTTGTCGTGATTGCTGTTCACGATGAAGTCTACAATGTCAATGCGTGGAATGGTGTCGACATATCGAACTTGGCGGAGTTTTGTGAATGGATCTTTGTCCGTCTTGAACGCGAGACAAAACCCTTTGTATTGACCGCCATAGTGTGCCCACATGAGAAGGTCATCATTACGCTCGGAAAAACAAGTGACGCCTTTTGTATTCAAGAATGTTTCTCGTGCATCAGTGACGAATTTGTTGGCACCGCTAACTAATAGCTGTCGCAGTTCGTTAGGCGGTAACGACTCAAGTTGCCGCCTCAACGGCGGAGAAAGCGACGGATCACTCAGGTAGTGTTGCTTGACAAGTTCAAGTTGGTCAGGTGATGGATCCGCGACAGTTGCAGTGATTGCACAATCGAACGGATCATTGAATTTTCGCGGAGAGCCAAAGTAAAGCGATTGAGCTTTAAGGTTCATAAGGGAACTAACGTTGAAGCTCTCGTATTTGTAAACCGTCTCTGGACGATCGGCCATCATATTTCCTTTTTGGTATAACCATTGATTGACAGGCAAATTTGCCTTGCTCTATTATTTTCATTTTTATGGACGTCCTTCGTTTCCCTTGTGATTTACGACGCTTCAACGATCCTGATTTCGTCTTCTGTCAATTCGTATAATTCATAAACCAGTTTATCAATTTGACGGTCTGTGTTTTCAATCTGGCGCTGGAGAACGGTTTTTGTTTGAGGTACTTTGGCTTCGGCCAGTTGTTTTTTCAAATCAAGCATCTGCTCGACGAGATCGACCATCCGGTCGTGGCGGGCTATGTCGGTGGGGTCGGAGAAGTTGATGGTGCGGATGGGCAACTTCACCAAATTTACTTTTTTAATTTCAGCAAATAGTTTACCTTTTTCTGGAACAATTTTTTGATATATGTAAACCATTAGCTTTGAATTAATTATGCCAAGAATGTAGTTATAATGGTAACTTGTATTTTTTAATTCGACATTATAAATATTGTTTAGGTTGTAATGCTTTTCTTGGTCTATGACGGCTCGAATTCTATCGGAAGTTTGCCTTAAAATAATTTTACTTTTTTCAAACGGGGCCGTAAATCTTGGTTCGGCAAGCCATTCACCATATTTTATATATCTTTGTTCCAAAGGATATATCACATATCTGTCTATATCTTTCCCAATTAGATAATTTTTATATAGCTCGCCTTGTTTAGTATTGCTATCATAAACCCTGTTCTTTACCGTTTGTTCTATTTGTTTAGGCTTACCTTTGCCCTTTTGATAAGGTTTTATTCCCATTATGCAATTAGCCAATTCGCCCAAAGAGATAGAAATATTTTCTATCTTGGAAAACAAGTTTTTATTTACTGATAAATAAATTTCATAACGAGGATTAGTTGAAAAATCGTTTTGTCCTCTTTCATTAAGGAATATGTCGTCAAATTCACTTTCCTCTCTTAAGATTGCATATCTTATAATATTATTCTTCGATTGATTATTGTTGAAGACAAAGATGCAAGTGTCTCCTATGTCAGCGTCTTTAAAAACCTTATAATTAAGAATTAGAATATTTTCTATTGAATAATTTTCTAAAATAACTTTTCTAATATTTTTAAAATAATGCTGGGCAAGAAATACCGCTGGAGTGATATAGGATATTTTTCCGTTTCGTTTTAAGACACTGCTACCTCTTTCCATGAATATTACAAAGCTATTTAACTGGTATTCAAAAGAAGTATAATTTTTTAACAAATATTCTATCTCTTCATTTAGAAACAAAGCACCATACGGCGGATTCCCAATCACCGCATCGAAACCTCCATCCTGCATGATCTCGGGAAATTCGGTTTCCCAGTCAAAGACATTGACGCGGTACATCTCTTCTTCATCCAGGAGGCTTAACTGCTGCTCTTCGTAAAAGTCAGGGCCGATGAGGGAGTTGCCGCATTTGATATTGCTTCCCAGATCGGGGAGGGCCCGTTCCTGAAACAGGGCAAGCTGTTTTCCGATGGTTTCGGCGTTTTCATCTTCCAGGACTTTCAAAAGGAGTGAGAGCTTGGTGACCTCCACCGCCTGGGTGTCGATGTCAACGCCGTAGATATTGTTGAGGAGGATTCGCTTTTTTTCCGCCGTGGTCAATTTCCATTCTCCACCGGGTGCCTGGTAGAGGGCGGGGTTGCGACCTTTCGCCCATTTTTCCGGGTCATCGGCTATGTATTGATCCCTGTGCCAGTCGAGGAGATACTGATACGCGCCGATCAGGAACGAGCCGGAACCGCAGGCAGGATCCAGAATTTTGAGTTTACTCACCGCGCCACGCGAACCGGTCTTTTTACCTTCAACAAGCTTGCCGACGGTCTGCTTGACAATGTAGTCCACGATATATGTGGGGGTGTAATACACGCCGCCCGCCTTTTTGACCTCCGGCTTTTCTTCGACAATGGCACGGTGGCCCGGCGTTAAACGGATTACTTTTCCCAGAAATCGTTCATAGACCTGCCCCAGAATATCCGCCGGCAGTACGGAAAATTCATACGGGCTGTCCGGGTAGTAAAGATTCGTAAAAATATCCTTGAGGGGTTTATCGTCAATCGCGATATCAAGAGTAAGGTCGTCAGGGGGAGAAACGCGATCTTTTTCCTTTTTGAAATGGAAGAGGCCGGAGTTATAACGATCATCCGCCTGTTGAAACATCTGGCATAGCCGCCCGTAAATATGGCTGCCGTTTCGCAGAGCCATAAGTTGACCATAAGGTTCAATGCCTCTGTCTTCACAGATACGCAGAAAAATTACGCGGTCAATGGTACGCTGTACTGCAAAATTCAACTCGCGTCTCGTCAGACCGGGGTTCCGCAGGGCGATATTTCGGGCAAGTACTTCGCGCCATCGCTCAATTTCTTCGAGGAAGGCAGTGTCAACTTCGGCGGTTCCCCGCTTTACCCTGCTGGATTCAACATATTTATCAAAAGAACCTTTAAGGACAGATTCACGAGAGAAGATCGAGGCGATTTCATCCCAACGTTCAATATATTCATTATAAGTAAAGTAAAGGGTACGTGCCCTGGAAGGTTTGTCGGTCTTGACCGGTTTAATCCGGCAGTCATAGACGGCGAGTTCTTCAAAATCCGTAAGGATACTGAGCGGCAGCTTGGCCGACCAGGCGTAACGACGAAGCTGGTAAGCAGGAGGGGTTTCTTGCTTGATATCGACCGACGGCTTCTTTGCTTCCAGAAAGAATTTACGTGTTCCGCCAATGCGAAAGCAGTAATCGGGGGCCTTTGTGGCGCTGCCTATTTTAATGGCATCTTCATGTATTACGTCCTTATATGCCTCCGCATAGCCTTGTTTGTTGTAGACATCCCAACCGAGAGCATTGAAGAAGGGGTTGATAAATTCCTGTCGAACCTGTGCCTCATTGTACCGGCCTGACCGATAGGTATCAATATTACGATCAAAACGCTCAACAAGTTCATGTATTTCTTCAGGAGCTGACATCTTTTACCCACCTTAATGAAAATCAATATAGGGAATACAGCAGATTTGTCAATATATTTCAGCCCAAGAATAATGCATTCGTAAAAAGTCATAAACTGCACCATTTGTCATGCTGAACTTGTTTCAGCATCTAATTATTTCAGTAAGTTAGAGACCCTGAATGATCCTGAAACAAGTCCAGGACATGATTTTGGGTGACAAAAAAAGACTTTTTACGAGTGCATCAAGAATGAAAAGGCAAAACCACGATTGGAATTCCCGGGGCTTGAAAACGGCTTGACAATGGTTTTGATCTTGTGGTATCCAGCCCGTTCACATTGTGGACAAGCATATAGTTCAGGAGGCCGGTTAAAATATATAAGTTTTTTTCCTCAATCAAACTTACAATATCTCTATTTCTTGCTTTAGCCATAACATCTATTTTTGGCACAGTAGTCCAGCAGGGACTACCCCTTGCAAGGTATGAGGCGCTGTATGGCCCCAAGGTATTCTCCCTTCTAAAATTCTTCGACATTTTCGACATGTACCACTCCTGGTGGTTTACTCTGCTTCTAATATTGTTATCAGTAAATATAATTGCCTGTACAGCCAAACAGATTCCACGCATTATCAAATTAACCCTCCCTGAAAAGAATAAATTTGATGACGGGCCCTTTGGTTCATCACAGATTAATAAAAATGTTCAATGTCACAAGAGTTTGTCTGACCTCGAACAGGAAACAACATCCCTGCTGAAATCGCTTGTTTCTCTGCCGGTTCAAGTAAGAAAAGATGACAAAAGCTATTTCTTTTCCGAAAAGGGCAGATATTCCAGAATGGGGTTTATTTTTATCCATTTCAGTATTCTTCTGATTCTGGGAGGCGGATTGATCGGGGCTATCTGGGGCTTTGACGGTCAGATGAATATTGTCGAAGGAAAGACTGCGGATACAATGTTCCTGTATGGTGGTAAGGGAGCAAAGAAACTCGGGTTTGAAGTCCGCTGCGACAAATTTAAAGTCGATTTTTACAAGACAGGCCAACCAAAAGAATATAGAAGTGATCTGACTATTTTAGAAGACGGAAAGAAAGTTCTTTCCAAAGCAATCATGGTAAATCATCCCCTGATCTATAAAGGGTTCAAGCTTTGCCAGGCGACTTATGGAATTGCGGAAACTGACAATTTTCAGATCGTTGTAAAAAATGAAAAGACAGGAAAAGAAACCGTATTAACACCTAACCTGATGGAAAAAATCTCTCTGCCGGACAGCAAGTTTTCATTTGCAATTGCCAAATTTATGCCCAATTATCAGAATCATGGCCCTGCTGTCCTGGGAGTCCTGATTGAACCGGAGAAGACACATGAGATGCTCTGGCTCTTCAAGGGTCATAATCAGCAAATGAAGGATTTATCCTTTATGTTTAAAGACTTTGATAGTCGTTATTATACCGGCATACAGGTGAGCAGGAGTTACGGTGTATACATTGTCTGGGCCGGCTGTATTCTTATCCTGGTCGGTTTTGTGCTGAGCCTCTTTTTCACACACACAAAAGTATGGTTACGGATTTCAGAGCGGAAAGACGGCTGTGAGGTTAAAATCGCTGCCAGTGTAAACAGGAACAGGAAAGATTTTGAAGAAAAACTGGAAAAACTCGTCATGGAATTACAGGCGGAATAGAACATCATGAGTGATACTTTTATTATCAGTATTGTAACATTTATTTATTTTGCTGCTGCGTTTAGCTACTTGATTTCCTTTGTTTTCAGTAAGAAACCAGTGGCTGTTGCGGCATTGGCGCTTACCGTTTTGGGAATAACAGCTCAAACAGCGGCATTTATCATCCGCTGGATTGATTCTTACCAATTGGGAATCGGTCACATCCCTCTCGCAAACTTTTATGAATCCATTGTGTTTTTTTCATGGTCTATCATTTTTATATATTTAGTTATGGGGAGGCGTTATAAAAACAGTTTAATCGGCGCCCTGGCTAACTTATTTGCTTTTATCCTGCTGGCTTATGCCTCTTTATCCGGAGATATGGAATCCCAGATCCAGCCATTAGTTCCCGCCCTTCAAAGCAACTGGTTAACAAGCCACGTTATAAGCTGTTTTTTTGGCTATGCGTGTTTTGCCATCTCGTTCGGGACCAGCATACTTTATCTGATAAGGCAGAGATTCAAGAAAAACCCTGTTAATTTCTTGCCTGAACCTGAATTTTTAGATGAAGTGACCTACAAGATGATATCAATCGGATTTGTGCTTTTGACGCTGGGTATCATTACCGGTGCCGCCTGGGCCGATCATGCCTGGGGAAGATATTGGGGCTGGGATCCTAAGGAGACCTGGTCATTGATTACATGGCTGATTTATGCGGCCTTTCTTCATGCACGTCTTGTCAGGGGATGGAAAGGAACAAGAATGTCTTTGATTTCCATCTTCGGTTTCCTCGCCGTTATTTTCACCTACCTGGGAGTAAATTATGTCCTTTCAGGCCTTCACAGTTATCTTTAATACAAAACAAAAAAAGGGGCGAGAATTTGTCCGTCTCACGAAGATATCCTGCCGTGCAGCAAATGCCATGGAGAACCTCACTCCAAAAGCATGCTGAAGGGCAGAAAAGAATGCGGTGAGTGTCATGGTATTGCACATGACCTGCTA of the Syntrophales bacterium genome contains:
- a CDS encoding 2-dehydropantoate 2-reductase encodes the protein MKIAIVGIGGVGGYFGGKLARQYDSKDDHQIFFVVRGPHLEKIKESGLEVTTQEEGTFVARPAYTTDNPEELGPVDVIILCVKGYGLDAAARIMANNIHDDTVIITLLNGVDNAERLKAIFNKGSVLNGCVYISSRIVSPGKIQQVAGPRTLIFGPENGSIEPYKKIESVLKNAGIKATLSSNIKTDVWTKFVFMDSLAGITSMTGKPFGGIMEDPDNVKMVEGLMREVESLAKAHNVFLPDDVVRKSLALARNFPYETKSSLQLDFEKRKQSEIETFTGYVVKSGTRLNIKTPFHDEAYAVLQHKQKG
- a CDS encoding ATP-binding protein; protein product: MKRDIYKKLLEWKTSQRRKPLLLRGARQVGKTYILQEFGKKEYDSTAYLNFEEDPAINDFFQQKLDSNQIISNLSLHLNQEIKPGKCLIIFDEIQASNNALNALKYFSEQAQEYHIAAAGSLIGITLSKPRSFPVGKVSFLDMYPMTFLEFLDAVGKSGLRQLIEMKFEFSPFPLPFHNELLDLLGRYFFVGGMPEAVRLFVESGNWNDVRKIQKDIIASYLLDFSKHAITSDIPKLGMIWDSIPTHLAKENKKFVFTAIRKSARGREYESALEWLENAGLIYKSYQVTTAKNPLKEYMNRTNFKVFVLDVGILGAMVNLSPQLLAGKDRLFNEFKGAFVENYVAQQLRSEKMVDLYYWTSEGKKAEIDFLCESASQIYPLEAKAGINPKSKSLISFDKQFNPTVLSRTTLLNLRHDGRICNYPLYAITLFPELFEEK
- a CDS encoding DUF2283 domain-containing protein, with the translated sequence MKVYYDEEVDALYLQLGDEKPDGVIEIAEGLNIDTTTDGKLAGIEILKASEKRIFTDG
- a CDS encoding IS4 family transposase; the protein is MNSGKTIFSQLMEFLPIHEFRKCVARYNGNYKVKSFSCWDQFLCMAFAQLTYRESLRDIQACLRGTRHKLYHMGIRGNVSRNTLANANKVRDWRIYSDFAQVLIGNARRLYSNESFGLELDQTVYALDSTTIDLCLSLFPWAIFRKRKGAVKMHTLLDLRGSIPTVVIITHGRVHDVNILDQLIIEAGAMYIMDRGYLDFARLFMIHQTSGFFVIRAKRNFNFRRLYSHTIDKSTGIQCDQTIVPQNFYAQKNYPEKLRRIRYLDVNTNKRLVFLTNNFTLPAKTIADLYKCRWQVELFFKWIKQHLRIKAFYGTSENAIKTQIWIAISIYVLVAIIKKELKLDQSLYTILQVLSVTLFEKEPILQVLMNNDYINPNPVPSNQLNLFE
- a CDS encoding helix-hairpin-helix domain-containing protein, which encodes MNRLSKKLLIVILFLTAMLIFGGSFSSYAADLQMFSNARLVNNPANDGDSFFAEAGGKSFHVRLYFVDCPETSTSFKSDAQRVREQARHFGLTPATRTIHFGNEATTFVERILAKPFTVHTAFASAMGRSAKGRVYGFIITADGDDLASLLVKNGLARAYGMGRKTPNGIPRNEMIERLRDLETSAMLKRIGIWSESDPERIAEFRATQRSEDQELKELQSQIKKDSFSDGLIDLNTASKEKLMVINGIGPMLAERIIAGRPYKTVDDLLKVKGFGSKKLEKIRPYVVVGKE
- a CDS encoding D-glycerate dehydrogenase, which encodes MNKPRVFVTRLIPEAGLTMVRNACDAEIWPGDMPPPRNILLEKVRGTVGILPLLTDRIDGEVMDAAGNQLKIISNYAVGFDNIDIQAATDRGILVGNTPGVLTETTADLAFALLMAAARRLGEGIDYIRTDKWKTFKPMELLGRDIHHATLGIVGMGRIGFEVARRARGFDMDVIYYDHRRTEKGETVGARMCRTLDELFEQADFISLHVPLTPETHPLIDSAALAKMKDTAILINTSRGPVVNSDALYEALSSKKIAYAALDVTDPEPLPSDHKLMTLPNCLVIPHVGSATIATRSRMAVMAAENLLAGIRGQVPDHLVNPDVLAHRR
- a CDS encoding DUF2971 domain-containing protein, translated to MNLKAQSLYFGSPRKFNDPFDCAITATVADPSPDQLELVKQHYLSDPSLSPPLRRQLESLPPNELRQLLVSGANKFVTDARETFLNTKGVTCFSERNDDLLMWAHYGGQYKGFCLAFKTDKDPFTKLRQVRYVDTIPRIDIVDFIVNSNHDKLLDDLYCTKSSTWKYEKEWRALHSDAGTLFGYEADALRAIYFGPDIERQALEIVCLIIQGQNPDVRFFVGKRSETEFKVEFENRTYISHVEAKLKGLV